cattacacacataattaaacatttcatgtcttcatttatttaatttattctaattctaatgattatggcttacattcaatgaagacctacaattcagcgtctcaaaaaaaatgttaatgttacaaaacaccaattttaaaaagtatgtttaatatgtaaatgttggcctctgaaaagtatctcatctatatgactcaatacttggttggggctgtttgacttgaacttctggaaattgacttttccatcatattctaatgtattgagatgcacctgtatatataaagaaataaaaaaatggaactatatcgatatatgtgatatggtctaattccaaatcacatttaaaaatacattgatatattttttatatcgatatatcgcccagcgcccagaaaatcacaaatcagatttgcctcaaaagactttacagactgtacatgatACGACTCCcactgtccttagaccctcacagcggccagggaaaaactcctcaaaaaacccttttaacggggaaaaagaagaagaaacctcagggagagcgtgTAATGTTAGacgcagctcggtatattcagtgcgtgtgtgtaaaTACAAGCACAGGTCTggtcctcaggtcctcaggaGAGGTGGGGGCGGGGCTCTGACTGACtggcaacacaacgcaaaataactttattctatgaatagtgtaaatatactttcagcagcttgaaatgtgacgttggTGCAACAGATTAGACTCTGgtgggccgccacagtctaggtaattagTCGGAAACACTGGCATGGTTATATGGTTCCACACACAAAGTCTTcagtaaacaataacaaatacattttaaaaagtacattCAGAACTCTACTGCCTGCCGACTTATCAGAGTCCACATCACCCCAGTCCTCCACAACCTCCACGGGCTCACAGTCAAACACAGGATACATTACAAATTCTACTTATCACCTACAAAACTCTGATTTGTCTGTACCCCCGACCTCTCAGACCTCCTCCtgtatggcgtcatatttgagccATAAGTCGTgcgagcgataacacatctgcacgtgCGCATATCTCTCTGTGCGAAGCGTAGAGTTGTGGTCatgaacgtcatgaaacaactgttgttgttgttttgataaTGCTGCCGCTACCACTAAGCTGTCAGCAgcaaactgaaaaggcacccatgTGGAGGGCtgggaaaatgaccaatcacaAGAGGGCCGGGGTCAGCCTTGGTctccgcccccaatgtgtcaaaagtccttgCTTCGAGCGAGCGCAGCTCCAGTGCGAGCTAGcacgggggagagagagagtattgttgtgcatgttgctgttgtttttttactcgcTCACACCTACCTCTGCTTCactcggttgctgaatatgtgcgcgaagatcaaacaagtgcgcGCAGCAGTCGAAATATGCGCGcgtgacacaaaataatttacacgcgcagatgtgttatcgctcgcgCGACTTATGACTCAAGTATGACGCCATACTCCTGCTCCACGCCTCCTCCTGATGCCTCAGATCTGCCATCGACAGGACCAAGTGCTGAACCTGTGGTGACAGAGCACATCAAACCTGCCCCCACACTTAAGAGAACTGGGCAAACAACTCTCTTCATCAGAGATGGAAACCTTCAGTTGAGCTCTGTCCCTCTGTTCTCCTCAGTCTGAGtctgatgaagctgtgaggactgacCACCAACACATTTATGTCTCTTGAGCTGATGAGGCCAGTTGAACATTTTGTCACAAACGCTGCAGCTGAATCGTTTCCCTCCTGTGTGGATGCTCATGTGTTGAGTCAGATGTCCTGCTTGTATAAAACTTTTCCTACACACTGAACAGCtgaatggtttctctcctgtatgaGTTCTCATGTGTATCTCCATTTGTCTCCTGTCAATGAAAGCTTTACAGCACACTGAAcaactgaaaggtttctctcctgtgtgagttCTTAGATGTCTTTTTAAATCGGGACTCTCAGTGAAACTTTtcccacacactgagcagctcaacagtttctctcctgtgtggattctcatgtgttTCTGTAAACTCCCACTCTGAGTAAAAGATTTTcgacaaactgagcagctgaaaggtttctctcctgtatgaGTTAACATGTGTCTCTCCAAATGTGCTTTGCACccaaatcttttcccacactcagagcagTGAAATGGCTTTTCATCAGCACCACATCTGGAATCACTGACAGGAACTTCTTCATTTCTCAGAGAGTTTAAACCTGACTGAGGCTCTCTGGTCTCCTTCCAATCCCCACTGTCATTAGTCTTTACTACAGAAGAGTTTTCAGTCTGGTCTTCAGTATCTGGTTGTGGAGGTGTATCTGGATGAGAGTTCCTGTCTGGgcctggtcctccacagtcctctccatcagcttctgtttcagTCTGTTCAGTTGAgctgctggctggaggctctgtctctctgttctcCTCAGTCTGAGtctgatgaagctgtgaggactgaaCACCAACACATTTATGTCTTTTGAGCTGATGAGGCCAGTTGAACATTTTGTCACAAACACTGCAGCTGATTTGTTTCCCTCCTGTGTGGACGCTCATGTGTTGAGTCAGATGTCCTGATTGTATAAAACTTTTCCCACAAACTGAGCAggtgaaaggtttctctcctgtatgaACTCTGTAGTGTCTCTTCAGATTTATACTCTCAATAAAACCtttaccacacactgagcagctgaacggtttctcacctgtgtggatcAACACGTGTCTCTTCAGGTTTGTCTTACAGCCAAACCTTTTCCCACAGTCAGTGCAGCTAAATGGTTTCTCTTCGGTGTGGATTCTGACGTGTTTCTTTAAGCTTCCACTGCAAGGAAAagatttcttacaaactgagcacctgaaaggtttctctcctgtgtgagttCTCATGTGTCTGTTCCAGTTTCCACTATGGCTGAACCTCAtcccacactcagagcagctgaATGGTTTCTTACCAGCGCTGCATCTCAGATCACTGACAGGGACTTTTTTATTTGAACCTGACTGAGGTTCTCTGGTCTCCTTCCAATCagcactgtcatcagtctcaggttcagaagagtctACTGTCTGGTCATCTCGATCTGGATCAGAGTTCCTggctggttctggtcctccacagtcctctccatcagcttctgatTCCATCTGTTCAgtctgtgtttgatgaagctgtgaggactgaggtttctcttcatcatcttcactcttcacagggacaggagtgaaagtgaacttggtgatatcagcctcctccagctcctgaagctgctctccctcctgactggtccaaggttcctcctgttcctctttaatgtgtgggggctctggctcctcctggtcctggtcctggtccagactgcagctcctctctTGCTGCTCCTCTTTAACAACAACCTGTTTTGTGTCGTTTGAGGGTGaagctgaaacacaaacacagttacTGTATGTTTGGACATTCAAACATAACTCCATCCGCTACAAATGAATCAGAACAATTGAAATTATACTTTGAAACAACACAATTTTCTCAAAGGTAAGGAttcaaattgttttttcttttttttttatcaaaaggaCTGCATGAactcataacaaaatcaatatttaatataCATATTGAATATAAGATATATCACCCCCGGCCAcaattttcatctttttcttttcatctaacTTTTGATAAAAGTGTGATTCCTCCTGAGGTCTAAACATTTCAGTTGTACTGTAACAAACCTGCCAAAGTTTGTTTAAACCAGATTTAATAGTTAAGACCAATCAGTAAAAGGATTGGGTAACACTGCTGAGTACCGTTAAACTTTAAATCAGTCGGTACCTGACAGCATATGATTGAGACAGTAATTGCTTTTTATTGTTGGTATTAGTAATGTTATGAAAGTACTCAGGTTGTAAATATATTTCTGAGTATCAGTAAAATTATAAAATCAGTTTAATGATATTAGTCTGGATGTTTTGCGGTTTTAACCTGTTTCAGACGTCCTCCATGAAATCTACATTTAtagcaatatataaaatgtgaaCTAAATATAAACTTAATGAGTGTACATTTAtggtaataaattaaatgtataaagtcAATCTACATCAACAgcaattaataaaatgtaaattaaataaatgtacatttacagcaataagtaaaatgtaaacctaataaatgtacatttacagtcatgaataaaatgtacatttatagttatgaatataatgtataaaataaatgtaaagtaaatgtgtatttacactaatatataaaatgtaaaatgcaaaatcaataaatttacagtaataaataaaatgtataaaatctaTCTACATCTACAGCAATAAATAAAaggtaaactaaatacattttacagtaatatataaaatgtacatttacagcaataaataaaatgtataaaataaatgtacatttacgGCAATATATACAATGTAAACTCAATgcaaactaaataaatgtagatttaaagtaataaataaaatgtgaaatgaatataaaataaataaatgtagacttacagtaataaataatatttacagtaaattaatataatgtataaaatgaatgtgaaataaataaatgtagatttacagcaataaattaaatgtaaaatgaatttaaaatcaACGTGTGTAATATGATTATGGCACAAACACtatcaagtaaaaaatattattggaaataTAAAACCAATATAACCACGCTGGAATTTAAATTCCctgaattattaaaatatagaatattattataaacctctggaacaacagagagaaaacatcatGTGGAGAATATTATCAGACTAGTTTCTCccacctgcagcagctgccaacagctcctcctctttttcctcctcctcctccatcctcctcaaTTGTCCCTGTATCTCAGCCTGTATCTGAGAAAGCAAAAAAACTTAGAACAAGGTTCTTAAAGTCCAAGAGAAGAAAGAACAAGTCAGCAGGAGCTAGCTGCTAACGCTAGCTTCGCAACATTAGCAGGAAACGTGTTTCCGGcggcagaaagaaaacaaacctgctctttgtagtttagtttcagtttttcaaACCATATCAAACAGCTTGTGATGTCGCT
This genomic interval from Centropristis striata isolate RG_2023a ecotype Rhode Island chromosome 14, C.striata_1.0, whole genome shotgun sequence contains the following:
- the LOC131984811 gene encoding oocyte zinc finger protein XlCOF6-like, yielding MELCLNVQTYSNCVCVSASPSNDTKQVVVKEEQQERSCSLDQDQDQEEPEPPHIKEEQEEPWTSQEGEQLQELEEADITKFTFTPVPVKSEDDEEKPQSSQLHQTQTEQMESEADGEDCGGPEPARNSDPDRDDQTVDSSEPETDDSADWKETREPQSGSNKKVPVSDLRCSAGKKPFSCSECGMRFSHSGNWNRHMRTHTGEKPFRCSVCKKSFPCSGSLKKHVRIHTEEKPFSCTDCGKRFGCKTNLKRHVLIHTGEKPFSCSVCGKGFIESINLKRHYRVHTGEKPFTCSVCGKSFIQSGHLTQHMSVHTGGKQISCSVCDKMFNWPHQLKRHKCVGVQSSQLHQTQTEENRETEPPASSSTEQTETEADGEDCGGPGPDRNSHPDTPPQPDTEDQTENSSVVKTNDSGDWKETREPQSGLNSLRNEEVPVSDSRCGADEKPFHCSECGKRFGCKAHLERHMLTHTGEKPFSCSVCRKSFTQSGSLQKHMRIHTGEKLLSCSVCGKSFTESPDLKRHLRTHTGEKPFSCSVCCKAFIDRRQMEIHMRTHTGEKPFSCSVCRKSFIQAGHLTQHMSIHTGGKRFSCSVCDKMFNWPHQLKRHKCVGGQSSQLHQTQTEENRGTELN